A region from the Streptomyces tsukubensis genome encodes:
- a CDS encoding acyl-CoA dehydrogenase family protein, with the protein MDFTFTEEQQAAVEAARAVFSKVAPDGVPSPALTPGAVADTFDRPLWSVLASTDLLSLVLSEEYGGAGPDPVAFCLVLRESAKVLARVPLLETGAVAMAVERYGSAGLRAGLLPLVGRGACVVTAATSGRTGHDPAELAVTARKTTDSGDGTAPEWILDGIQTAVPWGHSADLIAIPAHSGAGGSVLALVEPGQQGVALADQFSTGGERYAEVTLDSVRVAAARTIDDGEAWEWLRLLLTTGVCALALGVGEQVLTMTAAYTAQREQFGFPVATFQAVAVQAADRFVDLRAMEATLWQAAWRLSPARDAAGVGGPLPVAGDVAVAKIWASEGVRRVVQTAQHLHGGFGADTEYALHRYHARAKQLELSLGPAAAHEEALGDLLAAHPLG; encoded by the coding sequence GTGGACTTCACCTTCACCGAGGAGCAGCAGGCGGCCGTCGAGGCGGCGAGGGCGGTGTTCTCGAAGGTCGCCCCGGACGGCGTACCGAGCCCGGCGCTCACCCCGGGCGCGGTGGCCGACACCTTCGACCGCCCCCTGTGGTCCGTGCTCGCGTCCACCGATCTGCTGAGCCTGGTGCTGTCGGAGGAATACGGCGGCGCGGGCCCCGACCCCGTCGCGTTCTGCCTGGTGCTGCGCGAGTCCGCGAAGGTGCTCGCCCGGGTTCCCCTGCTGGAGACCGGTGCGGTCGCCATGGCCGTGGAGCGGTACGGCAGCGCCGGGCTGCGCGCCGGACTCCTGCCCCTGGTGGGCCGGGGCGCATGCGTCGTCACGGCCGCGACGAGCGGCCGTACGGGCCACGATCCCGCCGAACTCGCCGTCACCGCACGGAAGACAACCGATAGCGGCGACGGCACGGCACCGGAGTGGATCCTCGACGGCATCCAGACGGCCGTGCCCTGGGGCCACTCCGCCGATCTGATCGCGATCCCCGCGCACAGCGGCGCGGGCGGCTCCGTTCTCGCCCTGGTCGAACCGGGACAGCAGGGCGTCGCCCTCGCCGACCAGTTCTCCACCGGCGGAGAGCGGTACGCCGAGGTGACCCTCGACTCCGTCCGCGTAGCGGCCGCGCGGACGATCGACGACGGCGAGGCCTGGGAGTGGCTGAGGCTGCTGCTCACCACCGGCGTCTGCGCCCTTGCGCTCGGTGTCGGCGAGCAGGTCCTGACGATGACCGCTGCGTACACCGCACAGCGCGAACAGTTCGGCTTCCCCGTGGCCACGTTCCAGGCGGTCGCCGTCCAGGCGGCCGACCGCTTCGTCGATCTGCGGGCCATGGAGGCCACGCTCTGGCAGGCCGCCTGGCGGCTCTCACCCGCCCGGGACGCCGCCGGGGTCGGCGGCCCGCTGCCGGTCGCCGGGGACGTCGCCGTGGCGAAGATCTGGGCCTCCGAGGGCGTACGGCGGGTGGTCCAGACGGCCCAGCATCTGCACGGCGGCTTCGGCGCGGACACCGAATACGCCCTGCACCGCTACCACGCCCGGGCCAAACAGCTCGAACTCTCCCTGGGCCCCGCGGCCGCCCATGAGGAGGCCCTCGGCGATCTGCTGGCCGCCCACCCCCTCGGCTGA
- a CDS encoding 2Fe-2S iron-sulfur cluster-binding protein, whose protein sequence is MFHPLRVSEVERLTDDSVAVTFEVPPELAADFRHTPGQHLALRRVIDGEEIRRTYSVCTPAADGEGSAAPVLRVGIRLVDGGAFSTWALKELAPGELVEVMPPTGRFRLSPRPGRFAAVVGGSGITPVLSMIATLLAREPEARFCLVRSDRTAASTMFLDDVADLKDRYPDRFHLVTALSREEQSAGLPSGRLDRERLTALLPALLPVPEVDGWFLCGPLGLVSAAEQALRGLGVDRSRIHQEIFHVDDGSAPAPAPLPAPEGAALTATLHGRSGTWTVRDRESLLETVLRSRADAPYACKGGVCGTCRAFLVSGEVRMDRNFALEPEETETGYVLACQSHPMTPEVELDFDR, encoded by the coding sequence ATGTTCCATCCGCTCCGGGTCAGCGAGGTCGAACGGCTCACGGACGACTCGGTCGCCGTCACCTTCGAGGTGCCGCCCGAACTGGCCGCCGACTTCCGGCACACCCCCGGTCAGCATCTCGCCCTGCGCCGGGTGATCGACGGCGAGGAGATCCGGCGGACGTACTCGGTCTGCACCCCGGCCGCCGACGGCGAGGGATCCGCCGCGCCCGTGCTCCGGGTGGGCATCCGGCTGGTCGACGGCGGCGCGTTCTCCACCTGGGCCCTGAAGGAACTGGCCCCCGGTGAGCTGGTCGAGGTGATGCCCCCGACGGGCCGGTTCCGGCTGTCCCCACGCCCCGGCCGGTTCGCGGCGGTCGTCGGCGGCAGCGGGATCACCCCGGTGCTCTCGATGATCGCGACCCTGCTGGCCCGGGAGCCGGAGGCCCGCTTCTGTCTGGTGCGCAGTGACCGGACCGCCGCCTCGACGATGTTCCTCGACGATGTCGCGGACCTCAAGGACCGCTATCCGGACCGCTTCCACCTGGTCACGGCCCTCTCCCGGGAGGAGCAGTCCGCCGGGCTGCCGTCCGGGCGGCTGGACCGGGAGAGACTGACGGCCCTGCTGCCCGCGCTGCTGCCGGTGCCGGAGGTGGACGGCTGGTTCCTGTGCGGCCCCCTGGGGCTGGTGTCCGCGGCCGAACAGGCCCTGCGCGGGCTCGGAGTCGACCGGTCCCGGATCCACCAGGAGATCTTCCACGTCGACGACGGCTCGGCGCCCGCTCCCGCCCCGCTGCCCGCCCCCGAAGGGGCCGCGCTGACGGCCACCCTGCACGGGCGCTCCGGCACCTGGACCGTCCGGGACCGGGAGTCGCTCCTGGAGACGGTGCTGCGAAGCCGCGCGGACGCCCCTTACGCCTGCAAGGGCGGGGTCTGCGGCACCTGTCGGGCCTTCCTGGTCTCCGGCGAGGTCCGGATGGACCGGAACTTCGCCCTGGAGCCGGAGGAGACGGAGACGGGCTATGTGCTGGCGTGCCAGTCCCACCCGATGACCCCGGAGGTGGAGCTGGACTTCGACCGCTGA
- the paaD gene encoding 1,2-phenylacetyl-CoA epoxidase subunit PaaD, whose product MVNETVRPPVRAPGPDGDSGLEAELRLIAGAVPDPELPVLTLAELGVLRDVQILGPGRVEVALTPTYTGCPAVETMSADIEHALRGHGMTEVSVVTVLSPAWSTDDITAEGRRKLAESGIAPPRPHAASGPVPVGLSVRCPQCGSTETELLSRFSSTACKALRRCVSCREPFDHFKEL is encoded by the coding sequence ATGGTGAACGAAACGGTCCGCCCGCCGGTGCGGGCACCGGGCCCGGACGGCGATTCGGGCCTGGAGGCGGAGCTGCGCCTGATCGCCGGAGCGGTGCCCGATCCGGAGCTTCCGGTGCTGACACTGGCCGAGCTGGGAGTACTGCGCGATGTCCAGATCCTCGGCCCCGGCCGGGTCGAGGTGGCCCTCACCCCGACGTACACGGGCTGCCCCGCCGTGGAGACGATGAGCGCCGATATCGAGCACGCCCTGCGCGGCCACGGAATGACGGAGGTGTCGGTCGTCACCGTGCTCTCCCCCGCCTGGTCGACGGACGACATCACCGCCGAAGGGCGGCGCAAGCTGGCCGAGTCGGGTATTGCCCCGCCCCGCCCCCACGCGGCGTCGGGTCCGGTCCCGGTGGGGCTCTCCGTCCGCTGCCCGCAGTGCGGTTCGACGGAGACCGAGCTGCTCAGCAGATTCTCCTCCACCGCCTGCAAGGCACTGCGCCGCTGTGTCTCCTGCCGTGAACCCTTCGACCACTTCAAGGAGTTGTAG
- the paaC gene encoding 1,2-phenylacetyl-CoA epoxidase subunit PaaC, whose amino-acid sequence MTATVEGARRAPGTGVPREAALALGDDALVLSHRLGEWAGFAPVLEEEVALANIALDLLGQARVLLSLVGDEDELAYLREERAFRNLQLAEQPNGDFAHTIVRQLFFSTYQHLLYTRLAAVDGPFTALAAKAVKEVAYHRDHAEQWTLRLGDGTEESRRRMQRACEALWRFTDEPFRPFGGLIGPAVRADGPGRYGPPEPEGSGDASGAGTVVDGAALEAEWLASVTAVLTRATLTVPEGPRSGGWTAGAGRQGIHTEPFGRMLAEMQHLHRSHPGASW is encoded by the coding sequence GTGACGGCCACCGTGGAAGGAGCCCGCCGGGCGCCCGGGACCGGGGTGCCGCGCGAAGCGGCCCTCGCCCTCGGCGACGACGCGCTGGTGCTGTCGCACCGGCTGGGGGAGTGGGCGGGCTTTGCCCCCGTGCTGGAGGAGGAGGTCGCCCTCGCCAATATCGCCCTCGACCTGCTGGGCCAGGCCAGGGTTCTGCTCTCCCTTGTCGGGGACGAGGACGAGCTGGCGTATCTCCGCGAGGAGCGGGCCTTCCGCAATCTCCAGCTGGCCGAGCAGCCGAACGGCGACTTCGCGCACACCATCGTCCGTCAGCTCTTCTTCTCCACCTACCAGCATCTGCTGTACACCCGGCTGGCGGCGGTGGACGGGCCGTTCACCGCCCTCGCGGCCAAGGCGGTCAAGGAAGTCGCCTACCACCGCGACCACGCCGAGCAGTGGACGCTCCGGCTCGGCGACGGCACCGAGGAGAGCAGGCGGCGGATGCAGCGGGCCTGCGAGGCGCTGTGGCGGTTCACGGACGAGCCGTTCCGGCCCTTCGGCGGACTGATCGGCCCGGCCGTCCGGGCCGACGGTCCGGGACGGTACGGACCGCCGGAGCCGGAAGGGTCCGGGGATGCGTCCGGCGCCGGGACCGTCGTCGACGGGGCGGCACTGGAGGCCGAGTGGCTGGCATCCGTGACGGCCGTGCTGACCCGGGCGACGCTGACCGTTCCCGAAGGTCCCCGGTCCGGCGGCTGGACGGCGGGCGCGGGCCGCCAGGGCATTCACACCGAGCCCTTCGGCCGGATGCTCGCCGAGATGCAGCACCTCCACCGCAGCCACCCGGGGGCGTCATGGTGA
- the paaB gene encoding 1,2-phenylacetyl-CoA epoxidase subunit PaaB, with the protein MSSSKDWPLWEVFVRSRRGLSHTHAGSLHAPDAEMALRNARDLYTRRSEGVSIWVVPSTAVTASSPDERDSFFEPSADKPYRHPTFYEIPEGVKHL; encoded by the coding sequence ATGAGCAGTTCGAAGGACTGGCCCCTGTGGGAGGTCTTCGTCCGTTCGCGGCGCGGCCTCTCCCACACCCACGCCGGCAGCCTGCACGCGCCGGACGCGGAGATGGCCCTGCGCAATGCCCGCGATCTGTACACCCGGCGCAGCGAGGGCGTGTCGATCTGGGTCGTACCGTCGACCGCGGTCACCGCCTCCTCGCCGGACGAGCGGGACTCCTTCTTCGAACCGTCCGCCGACAAGCCCTACCGCCATCCGACGTTCTACGAGATCCCCGAGGGGGTGAAGCACCTGTGA
- the paaA gene encoding 1,2-phenylacetyl-CoA epoxidase subunit PaaA — protein sequence MASVTADKPEMYGSVPDDGSGPRGPLAPGGTPQEVFDAAVAADERIEPRDWMPDAYRATLIRQMAQHAHSEIIGMQPEANWITRAPSLRRKAILMAKVQDEAGHGLYLYSAAETLGVGRDELLDKLHSGRQRYSSIFNYPTLTWADVGAIGWLVDGAAITNQVPLCRCSYGPYARAMVRICKEESFHQRQGYELLLSLSRGTPAQHAMAQDAVDRWWWPSLMMFGPPDDESAHSAQSMAWKIKRHSNDELRRRFVDICVPQAESLGLTLPDPDLRWNEERGHYDFGAIDWAEFQAVLRGDGPCNEQRLDQRRRAHEDGAWVRDAAAAHAAKHTAAAAPAPVTDRSTDQQDTGPREATA from the coding sequence ATGGCGTCAGTGACGGCGGATAAGCCGGAGATGTACGGGTCGGTGCCCGACGACGGCTCCGGTCCGCGCGGGCCGCTCGCCCCCGGCGGCACCCCTCAGGAGGTCTTCGACGCGGCCGTGGCGGCCGACGAGCGCATCGAGCCGCGCGACTGGATGCCCGACGCATATCGGGCGACCCTGATCCGGCAGATGGCGCAGCACGCGCACTCGGAGATCATCGGGATGCAGCCCGAGGCCAACTGGATCACGCGTGCGCCGTCCCTGCGCCGCAAGGCGATCCTCATGGCCAAGGTGCAGGACGAAGCGGGCCACGGCCTGTATCTGTACAGCGCGGCGGAGACCCTGGGCGTCGGCCGGGACGAACTGCTCGACAAGCTCCACTCCGGCCGACAGCGCTATTCGTCGATCTTCAACTATCCGACGCTGACCTGGGCGGACGTCGGTGCCATCGGCTGGCTGGTCGACGGTGCCGCGATCACCAACCAGGTCCCCCTCTGCCGCTGTTCCTACGGTCCGTACGCCCGCGCGATGGTCCGGATCTGCAAGGAGGAGTCCTTCCACCAGCGCCAGGGGTACGAGCTGCTGCTGAGCCTCTCCCGCGGCACCCCCGCCCAGCACGCCATGGCGCAGGACGCGGTGGACCGCTGGTGGTGGCCGTCGCTGATGATGTTCGGCCCGCCGGACGACGAGTCGGCGCACTCGGCGCAGTCCATGGCCTGGAAGATCAAACGCCATTCCAACGACGAGCTGCGCCGCCGGTTCGTCGACATCTGCGTCCCGCAGGCCGAGAGCCTCGGCCTGACCCTCCCCGACCCCGATCTCCGGTGGAACGAGGAGCGCGGGCACTACGACTTCGGCGCGATCGACTGGGCGGAGTTCCAGGCCGTCCTCCGCGGCGACGGCCCCTGCAACGAACAGCGTCTGGACCAGCGCCGCCGCGCCCACGAGGACGGCGCCTGGGTGCGGGACGCCGCCGCGGCCCATGCCGCGAAGCACACGGCCGCCGCGGCGCCGGCCCCTGTGACGGACAGAAGCACGGACCAGCAGGACACGGGCCCCCGGGAGGCGACGGCATGA
- a CDS encoding DUF5819 family protein: MDSYEHEGAQGPGGRRPDVPPDTAPAPSDDRAGRAVDQPERAAGAESGANAADGVTTAPAAAKGAPASPAATSAPASPDAKADGPGTAGPLGDAEAPRAPEAQGEAAAAPVSGIAALSLPYQITAAVVLGLVALVAGVHLLFVFLHVAPSNTASKQYDKGIDAWVYPEFEQNWKLFAPNPLQQNIRIQVKAELSTADGGKKTTEWIDLSAGDAAEIRGNLLPSHTLQNLLRRSWDFYTSWHDNQNRSTGPRGELAQTYLKRIVMLKLDQRHGLGAEVERIQVRSETDLVKPPSWSKEKNDSRPVYRVLPWWNVTPADRPLGTGVRAAGPVGLQSGTGLQSGTGFKSGTGFKDGVLNGERTEAAR, from the coding sequence ATGGACTCCTACGAGCACGAGGGCGCACAGGGACCGGGGGGCCGTCGGCCGGACGTACCGCCGGACACCGCGCCCGCACCGTCCGACGACCGGGCCGGACGCGCCGTCGACCAGCCGGAACGGGCGGCCGGTGCCGAGTCCGGCGCGAATGCCGCCGATGGGGTGACGACGGCCCCCGCCGCCGCGAAGGGCGCCCCGGCTTCCCCGGCTGCGACGAGCGCCCCGGCTTCCCCCGACGCGAAGGCCGACGGCCCCGGTACTGCGGGGCCCCTCGGAGACGCCGAGGCGCCCCGGGCCCCCGAGGCGCAGGGCGAGGCAGCGGCGGCGCCCGTATCCGGGATCGCCGCGCTGTCGCTCCCGTACCAGATCACCGCCGCCGTCGTCCTCGGGCTCGTCGCCCTGGTCGCCGGGGTCCATCTGCTCTTCGTCTTTCTGCACGTCGCCCCGTCCAACACCGCGAGCAAGCAGTACGACAAGGGCATCGACGCCTGGGTCTATCCCGAGTTCGAGCAGAACTGGAAGCTCTTCGCCCCCAATCCGCTCCAGCAGAACATCAGGATCCAGGTGAAGGCGGAGCTGTCGACCGCCGACGGCGGCAAGAAGACCACGGAGTGGATCGACCTGAGCGCAGGCGACGCCGCGGAGATCCGCGGCAATCTGCTGCCCAGCCACACCCTGCAGAATCTGCTCCGCCGCTCCTGGGACTTCTACACGAGCTGGCACGACAACCAGAACCGCTCCACCGGCCCCCGGGGCGAGCTGGCCCAGACCTATCTGAAGCGGATCGTGATGCTCAAGCTGGACCAGCGCCACGGCCTCGGTGCCGAGGTGGAGCGCATACAGGTCCGCTCGGAAACGGATCTGGTGAAGCCGCCTTCGTGGTCGAAGGAGAAGAACGACAGCCGTCCCGTCTACCGGGTGCTGCCGTGGTGGAACGTCACTCCCGCGGACCGCCCGCTGGGAACCGGAGTCCGCGCGGCCGGGCCGGTCGGCCTTCAGAGCGGTACGGGCCTTCAGAGCGGCACCGGCTTCAAGAGCGGTACCGGCTTCAAGGACGGCGTACTGAACGGCGAGCGCACGGAGGCGGCCCGATGA
- a CDS encoding HTTM domain-containing protein: protein MSGTADGPETERTRTTATPATTADGETSRTARVLQKITSTALGPYQSAVIRIGFSGTWLLYLLWEIPNRHELYGPDGPWSWQMADRFIKGNDAFTVLMWSDSGLWFEIVYFAAVLASLLLCLGWRTRTMSALFMVGVLSLQNRSIFVGDGGDNVIHLMALYLLVTRCGQVWSLDARRAARSAPDAPDRVGPVLWVITGTLLLTATLENRTGLFILLVLWGMWVGLALWALADRLGPRSQPRILLDCCANLGHNAGLVVIMAEVCLIYATAGWYKIQGSRWQDGTALYYPLKLDYFTPWPALSDLLASNGLMVMVLTYGTVVVQVAFPFTLFNRRVKNVLLVVMIAEHAGIALILGLPFFSLAMIAADAVFLPTAFLLWLGARTARGRDGLLSRFGRKPGSGGGGAQPGPAPVVPEQRTGDAGQPRTLVG, encoded by the coding sequence ATGAGCGGCACGGCAGACGGCCCGGAGACCGAGCGGACCCGTACCACCGCCACCCCCGCCACCACCGCGGACGGCGAGACCAGCCGGACCGCCCGGGTGCTCCAGAAGATCACCTCCACCGCCCTGGGCCCCTACCAGAGCGCCGTCATCCGGATCGGTTTCTCCGGGACCTGGCTGCTCTATCTGCTCTGGGAGATCCCCAACCGCCATGAGCTGTACGGCCCGGACGGGCCGTGGAGCTGGCAGATGGCGGACCGGTTCATCAAGGGCAACGACGCCTTCACCGTCCTGATGTGGTCGGACAGCGGACTCTGGTTCGAGATCGTCTACTTCGCAGCCGTACTGGCGAGCCTGCTCCTCTGTCTCGGCTGGCGCACCCGCACCATGTCCGCGCTGTTCATGGTCGGGGTGTTGTCGCTTCAGAACCGGTCGATCTTCGTGGGCGACGGCGGCGACAACGTCATCCATCTGATGGCGCTCTATCTGCTGGTCACCCGCTGTGGCCAGGTGTGGTCGCTGGACGCCCGCCGGGCCGCGCGGAGCGCCCCGGACGCTCCCGACCGGGTGGGCCCGGTGCTCTGGGTGATCACCGGAACCCTGCTGCTCACCGCCACCCTGGAGAACCGGACGGGTCTGTTCATCCTGCTCGTGCTCTGGGGCATGTGGGTGGGCCTGGCCCTGTGGGCGCTGGCGGACCGGCTCGGACCCCGCAGCCAGCCGCGGATCCTGCTGGACTGCTGCGCCAATCTGGGCCACAACGCGGGACTCGTCGTGATCATGGCCGAAGTCTGTCTGATCTACGCCACGGCCGGCTGGTACAAGATCCAAGGGTCTCGCTGGCAGGACGGAACCGCGCTCTACTACCCCCTCAAGCTGGACTACTTCACCCCCTGGCCCGCGCTCTCCGATCTGCTGGCCTCCAACGGGCTGATGGTGATGGTGCTGACCTACGGCACGGTCGTCGTGCAGGTCGCCTTCCCCTTCACCCTCTTCAACCGGCGGGTGAAGAACGTCCTGCTGGTGGTGATGATCGCGGAGCACGCGGGGATCGCCCTCATCCTCGGCCTGCCGTTCTTCTCGCTGGCGATGATCGCCGCCGACGCCGTGTTCCTGCCGACCGCCTTCCTGCTCTGGCTGGGGGCCCGGACGGCGCGCGGCCGGGACGGTCTGCTGTCCCGGTTCGGGCGGAAGCCGGGTTCGGGCGGCGGGGGCGCGCAGCCGGGGCCCGCTCCGGTGGTGCCGGAGCAGCGGACCGGCGACGCCGGACAGCCCCGTACGCTCGTGGGGTGA
- a CDS encoding TrmH family RNA methyltransferase: MQPVQYDEGYGPEIGVGPHPLPWPEDERYDPELLAGGDRRNVTDGYRYWTREAVVADLDTRRHDFHIAVENWSHDFNIGSVVRTANAFLAREVHIVGRRRWNRRGAMVTDRYQHVRHHPDTESLTRWAAAEGLPVIGIDNLPGAVPLERTVLPRRCVLLFGQEGPGLTDEARKHAAMVCSIAQFGSTRSINAGAAAAIAMHAWVQRYAEIPDPS; the protein is encoded by the coding sequence GTGCAGCCGGTGCAGTACGACGAGGGCTACGGGCCCGAGATCGGTGTCGGCCCGCATCCGCTGCCGTGGCCCGAGGACGAGCGGTACGACCCCGAGCTGCTGGCCGGGGGCGACCGCCGCAATGTCACCGACGGCTACCGCTACTGGACGCGGGAGGCCGTCGTCGCGGATCTCGACACCCGGCGGCACGATTTCCATATCGCCGTGGAGAACTGGAGCCACGACTTCAACATCGGTTCGGTCGTGCGCACCGCCAATGCTTTCCTCGCCCGGGAGGTCCATATCGTCGGCCGCCGCCGCTGGAACCGGCGCGGCGCCATGGTCACCGACCGCTACCAGCATGTCCGGCACCACCCGGACACCGAGTCCCTGACGCGCTGGGCGGCGGCCGAGGGCCTGCCGGTCATCGGGATCGACAACCTCCCCGGCGCCGTACCGCTGGAGCGGACCGTGCTGCCGCGCCGCTGTGTGCTGCTCTTCGGCCAGGAGGGGCCGGGGCTGACGGACGAGGCCCGGAAGCACGCCGCGATGGTCTGCTCCATCGCGCAGTTCGGCTCGACGCGGTCCATCAACGCGGGGGCGGCCGCCGCGATCGCCATGCATGCCTGGGTACAGCGGTACGCGGAGATCCCCGACCCCTCCTGA
- the paaN gene encoding phenylacetic acid degradation protein PaaN: MTLTDTRLTGHRATLDQALEAIRTRAYWSPHPEHPKAYGESAPAEGLAAFEALKGTRFDLDQPGTDGWAGAEISPYGPELGIEYPHIDPDVLLPAMRRAVPAWREAGPERRALVCLEILARISARTHEFAHAVMHTSGQAFMMAFQAGGPHAQDRGLEAVTYAYLEQTRTPETADWSKPQGKRDPLKLHKSFTTAGRGIALVIGCNTFPTWNGYPGLFASLATGNPVLVKPHPRAVLPLALTVRTAREVLAESGFDPNLVALAAEHPGEGIAKTLALRPEIKIIDYTGSSSFGDWLETHARQAQVYTEKAGVNTVLVDSTDDYRGMLSNLAFSLSLYSGQMCTTPQNLLIPRDGIPTDAGHKSYDEVVNDLAASVGGLLGDDARANALLGALVNPDVKARLDGAAELGEVALPSRRISNPDFPDAVVRTPVIVKVDAAVPESESAFLTECFGPVSFAVAVDSTDAAVELLRRTIRDRGAMTVGAYTVSEKTERAVEEVCLEESAQLSLNLTGGVYVNQTAAFSDLHGSGGNPAANAALCDGAFVANRFRVVEVRRQA; encoded by the coding sequence ATGACGCTGACCGATACCCGGCTGACCGGCCACCGTGCGACGCTCGACCAGGCCCTCGAAGCGATCCGCACCCGGGCCTACTGGTCCCCCCACCCCGAGCACCCCAAGGCGTACGGGGAGAGTGCGCCCGCCGAGGGCCTCGCGGCCTTCGAAGCGCTCAAGGGCACCCGCTTCGACCTGGACCAGCCCGGCACCGACGGCTGGGCCGGCGCCGAGATCTCGCCGTACGGGCCGGAGCTGGGCATCGAGTATCCGCACATCGACCCGGATGTGCTGCTGCCCGCGATGCGCCGGGCCGTGCCCGCCTGGCGCGAGGCCGGGCCGGAGCGGCGCGCCCTGGTCTGTCTGGAGATCCTGGCCCGGATCAGCGCCCGGACGCACGAGTTCGCCCATGCCGTGATGCACACCAGCGGCCAGGCGTTCATGATGGCGTTCCAGGCGGGCGGGCCGCATGCGCAGGACCGCGGCCTGGAGGCCGTGACGTACGCCTATCTGGAGCAGACCCGCACCCCGGAGACCGCCGACTGGTCCAAGCCGCAGGGCAAGCGCGACCCCCTGAAGCTGCACAAGTCGTTCACCACGGCGGGCCGTGGCATCGCCCTGGTCATCGGCTGCAACACCTTCCCCACGTGGAACGGCTATCCGGGGCTCTTCGCCTCCCTGGCCACCGGCAATCCGGTGCTGGTCAAGCCGCATCCGCGGGCGGTCCTTCCGCTGGCGCTCACCGTCCGGACGGCCCGGGAGGTCCTCGCCGAATCGGGCTTCGACCCCAATCTGGTCGCCCTGGCCGCCGAGCACCCCGGCGAGGGCATCGCCAAAACCCTCGCTCTGCGCCCCGAAATCAAGATCATCGACTACACGGGGTCCAGCTCCTTCGGAGACTGGCTGGAGACCCATGCCCGCCAGGCCCAGGTGTACACGGAGAAGGCGGGGGTGAACACCGTCCTCGTCGACTCCACCGACGACTACCGCGGCATGCTGTCCAATCTGGCGTTCTCCCTCTCCCTCTACAGCGGCCAGATGTGCACCACCCCGCAGAATCTGCTGATCCCCCGCGACGGCATCCCCACCGACGCGGGCCACAAGTCGTACGACGAGGTGGTGAACGACCTCGCGGCCTCGGTCGGCGGCCTCCTCGGCGACGACGCCCGGGCCAACGCCCTGCTGGGCGCCCTGGTCAATCCGGACGTCAAGGCACGGCTGGACGGTGCCGCGGAGCTGGGCGAGGTGGCCCTGCCCTCCCGCAGGATCAGCAACCCCGACTTCCCGGACGCCGTCGTCCGTACGCCGGTCATCGTCAAGGTGGACGCCGCCGTGCCGGAGTCCGAGTCCGCCTTCCTCACCGAGTGCTTCGGACCGGTCTCCTTCGCCGTCGCCGTGGACTCGACGGACGCGGCGGTCGAGCTGCTGCGGCGCACGATCCGCGACCGGGGCGCGATGACGGTCGGCGCGTACACGGTGTCGGAGAAGACCGAGCGCGCGGTCGAGGAGGTCTGTCTGGAGGAGTCGGCCCAGCTGTCGCTGAACCTGACGGGCGGGGTGTACGTGAACCAGACGGCCGCGTTCTCCGACCTCCACGGCTCCGGCGGCAACCCCGCGGCGAACGCGGCCCTGTGCGACGGGGCGTTCGTCGCCAACCGGTTCCGGGTGGTCGAGGTCCGCCGACAGGCCTGA
- a CDS encoding TetR/AcrR family transcriptional regulator gives MTTAKRDTYTPETLLTVAVRIFNERGYDGTSMEHLSQAAGISKSSIYHHVAGKEELLRRAVSRALDGLFGILDESGAQRGRAVERVEYVVRRTVQVLVADLPYVTLLLRVRGNTKTERWAMERRREFDHRVVELLRAAAAEGDLRTDVDTRLATRLLFGMVNSLVEWYRPHPGGGWEGDQVAETVVRIAFDGLRTVNGAGAGAAGRPAS, from the coding sequence ATGACCACCGCGAAGCGGGACACCTATACCCCGGAGACACTGCTGACCGTCGCGGTCCGCATCTTCAACGAGCGCGGGTACGACGGCACGTCCATGGAGCACCTCTCCCAGGCGGCGGGTATCTCCAAGTCGTCCATCTACCACCATGTGGCGGGCAAGGAGGAGCTGCTGCGGCGGGCGGTGAGCCGGGCGCTCGACGGCCTGTTCGGGATCCTCGACGAGAGCGGGGCGCAGCGCGGCAGGGCCGTGGAGCGGGTCGAGTACGTGGTGCGGCGGACGGTTCAGGTACTGGTGGCCGATCTGCCCTATGTGACGCTGCTGCTGCGGGTGCGGGGCAACACCAAGACGGAGCGGTGGGCCATGGAGCGCCGCCGGGAGTTCGACCACCGGGTGGTGGAGCTGCTGCGGGCGGCGGCGGCCGAAGGCGATCTCCGCACCGACGTGGACACCAGGCTCGCCACCCGGCTGCTCTTCGGCATGGTGAATTCGCTGGTGGAGTGGTACCGCCCGCATCCGGGCGGTGGCTGGGAGGGCGACCAGGTGGCCGAGACGGTGGTACGGATCGCCTTCGACGGCCTGCGGACAGTGAACGGGGCCGGGGCGGGGGCGGCGGGCCGGCCCGCGTCCTGA